In the Drosophila takahashii strain IR98-3 E-12201 chromosome 3R, DtakHiC1v2, whole genome shotgun sequence genome, one interval contains:
- the LOC108066806 gene encoding serine protease snake isoform X2, giving the protein MDRTVHLYLIIIFGLWCLTLTYSQRSPFPPPPPGRAPLLEQTAIRFPVERDILFPDFDARPDQAGEKMWFRISDFQFDREENLPQPKARHHPPPPRPGQPFPPPPGGFKKKNIKRRRICEQKYSEYVERIFPNDTAVAADANDAEFDGRVLARPGEYPHMAAVGFEADADRVEYKCGGSLISENFVLTAAHCTSIYEAAPKWVRIGDLNLVVEERSVEAQLIRIEKIITYPSYDKGKYYDDIALLKLEREVELTEYVRPIRLWVLPELPTTIAFAMGTER; this is encoded by the exons ATGGATCGCACTGTACACCTgtatttgataataattttcgGGCTCTGGTGCTTGACCCTGACTTACTCCCAGCGGTCTCCATTCCCTCCACCACCGCCAGGCCGAGCTCCACTTCTCGAGCAAACTGCTATTCGCTTTCCTGTGGAACGTGATATACTCTTCCCGGACTTTGATGCTAGGCCAGACCAGGCGGGGGAGAAGATGTGGTTTCGCATAAGCGACTTTCAGTTTGACCGGGAGGAGAACCTGCCCCAGCCCAAGGCCAGGCACCACCCCCCGCCACCAAGGCCAGGCCAGCCCTTTCCACCGCCCCCCGGGGGCTTTAAAAAGAAGAATATCAAGCGACGCCGCATCTGTGAGCAAA AATACTCCGAGTACGTAGAGCGCATCTTCCCAAATGACACGGCTGTGGCCGCTGATGCCAATGACGCAGAGTTCGATGGGCGAGTACTAGCCAGGCCCGGTGAATACCCCCACATG GCAGCCGTGGGCTTCGAAGCTGACGCAGATCGAGTCGAGTACAAATGTGGCGGCAGCCTGATAAGCGAGAACTTCGTACTTACCGCCGCCCATTGTACTTCCATATATGA GGCGGCCCCCAAATGGGTGCGCATTGGGGACCTCAACCTGGTCGTCGAGGAACGCTCGGTAGAAGCTCAACTGATTCGGATAGAGAAAATAATCACGTACCCAAGTTACGACAAGGGGAAATACTACGACGACATAGCCCTGCTGAAGCTTGAAAGGGAAGTGGA ACTAACGGAATACGTGCGACCAATACGTCTGTGGGTCCTCCCAGAGCTGCCAACGACGATTGCCTTTGCAATGGG TACCGAACGCTGA
- the TwdlF gene encoding bromodomain-containing protein DDB_G0280777 — MKQFIVLMCLVALSAAVPQGYKYQPQVPALPIGNLRPQTPVSASGIYAGAALPALPQIGVQAQQPAVQAVQTIAHASAPAPLPIALPQQPVISALPQQNLIGTVQQQQPQQLQQPQQLQQPQQLVYNQQPQQILQTQYVQRPAIVTKDIYIHSAPEETEELRQDEPQLENVPIRKNYRIVFIKAPSQNLKYTAAALKRAQSSNEEKTVIYVLSKKPDLTEIQQQLQVTQSEAKVHKPEVYFIKYKTQEEAQRAQQEIQAQYDALGGATHISDEGVAPITSVSSGSLNLGGFVPQQSQVPTAIQPQAQAILQLPVLTQGIQQQSSFVQQSTASFTPSVPSRKYVPAKTFK, encoded by the exons ATGAAGCAGTTCATCGTCCTAATG TGCCTAGTGGCCCTCTCAGCAGCCGTTCCGCAGGGATACAAGTACCAGCCTCAGGTGCCCGCCCTTCCCATCGGCAACCTTCGCCCGCAGACCCCCGTTTCGGCAAGTGGAATTTACGCAGGTGCCGCCCTGCCAGCCTTGCCACAGATCGGTGTCCAGGCACAGCAGCCAGCCGTTCAAGCTGTGCAGACCATCGCTCATgcttctgctcctgctcccTTACCGATCGCCCTTCCCCAGCAGCCTGTGATTAGTGCTCTGCCACAGCAAAACCTGATCGGCactgtgcagcagcagcagcctcaGCAGCTTCAGCAGCCTCAGCAGCTTCAGCAGCCTCAGCAACTCGTCTACAATCAGCAGCCTCAGCAAATCCTTCAGACCCAGTATGTCCAGAGGCCGGCGATCGTCACGAAGGACATTTATATCCACTCCGCACCGGAGGAAACTGAGGAGCTTCGTCAGGACGAGCCACAGCTGGAAAATGTGCCGATCCGCAAGAACTACCGCATCGTGTTCATCAAGGCGCCGTCCCAGAACCTGAAGTATACCGCCGCTGCACTGAAGCGGGCCCAGTCCAGCAACGAGGAGAAGACCGTCATTTACGTGCTCTCCAAGAAGCCCGATCTCACCGAGATCCAGCAGCAGCTTCAGGTCACTCAGTCCGAAGCCAAGGTGCACAAGCCCGAGGTATACTTCATCAAGTACAAGACCCAGGAGGAGGCCCAGCGCGCCCAGCAGGAGATTCAGGCCCAGTACGACGCCTTGGGGGGTGCCACACATATCTCGGACGAGGGCGTGGCCCCCATCACCAGCGTTTCGAGTGGTTCCCTTAACCTGGGTGGCTTTGTGCCCCAGCAGTCTCAGGTGCCAACCGCCATCCAGCCCCAGGCCCAAGCAATTTTGCAGTTGCCAGTTTTGACCCAGGGCATCCAGCAGCAGAGCTCCTTTGTGCAACAGTCCACTGCTTCGTTTACACCATCGGTTCCGTCCAGGAAGTACGTGCCAGCCAAGACTTTTAAATAA
- the TwdlG gene encoding uncharacterized protein TwdlG produces the protein MHFFIVSCLLGLATAMPQGYNYQAQQSPAQIGQLQLPSIPQFASFAEQSLLQQALQAPNVQQVLSGGEGTTSYSASIQQNQASVYQQQPTQLVGNVANNALPQSYQPQPQPQQQHLVSKDIYVHVPPAEEPEDRYPQPVLPPAPPRKHYRIVFIKAPTPSVTKAALRIKQAPVEEKTIIYVLTKKPDPLDLQTAIEESAPKQPSKPEVFFIRYKTQEEAAHAQRTIQAQYDQLGGTSQVSDEGVAPVTSVIGVLDNQGTSGVSSGKFTGALVNNYLPTNLRT, from the exons ATGCATTTCTTCATT GTGTCGTGCCTCCTAGGCCTTGCAACGGCAATGCCCCAAGGATACAACTACCAGGCCCAGCAGTCGCCCGCGCAAATTGGACAACTGCAGCTGCCTTCCATTCCACAGTTTGCCAGCTTTGCGGAGCAGTCGCTTCTGCAACAAGCGCTTCAGGCTCCAAATGTGCAGCAGGTCTTGTCAGGAGGAGAGGGCACCACGTCTTACTCAGCGTCAATCCAGCAAAACCAGGCTTCTGTTTACCAACAGCAGCCGACGCAGCTTGTCGGAAATGTGGCAAACAATGCGCTGCCCCAGTCATATCAGCCGCAGCcccagccgcagcagcagcacctcgTTTCTAAGGACATCTATGTACATGTGCCACCAGCAGAAGAGCCGGAGGACCGGTATCCTCAGCCTGTCCTTCCGCCGGCACCCCCGCGCAAGCATTACCGCATCGTGTTCATCAAGGCACCCACACCCAGTGTCACCAAGGCGGCTCTGCGCATTAAGCAGGCTCCTGTGGAGGAGAAGACCATTATCTACGTGCTGACCAAGAAACCAGACCCGCTGGACCTCCAGACGGCCATAGAGGAAAGCGCGCCCAAGCAGCCCAGCAAGCCTGAGGTCTTCTTCATAAGGTACAAGACCCAGGAGGAAGCTGCGCATGCGCAACGCACCATTCAAG CTCAATATGACCAACTTGGAGGCACCTCACAGGTTTCCGACGAGGGCGTCGCACCTGTTACGTCCGTGATTGGCGTTCTGGACAATCAGGGCACCAGTGGAGTATCTTCCGGAAAGTTCACGGGTGCCTTGGTGAACAACTACTTGCCCACCAATCTGCGTACTTAG
- the LOC108066806 gene encoding venom protease isoform X1 encodes MDRTVHLYLIIIFGLWCLTLTYSQRSPFPPPPPGRAPLLEQTAIRFPVERDILFPDFDARPDQAGEKMWFRISDFQFDREENLPQPKARHHPPPPRPGQPFPPPPGGFKKKNIKRRRICEQKYSEYVERIFPNDTAVAADANDAEFDGRVLARPGEYPHMAAVGFEADADRVEYKCGGSLISENFVLTAAHCTSIYEAAPKWVRIGDLNLVVEERSVEAQLIRIEKIITYPSYDKGKYYDDIALLKLEREVELTEYVRPIRLWVLPELPTTIAFAMGYGATSFAKAMTNRLTNLNLTIVPNAECNTELPPIAETPNGVLESQICAQDYILNRDTCQGDSGGPLQLNLPGRRRRHRIHYHLIGVTSYGVFCRSSYPSVYTRVSSYLDWIERTVWT; translated from the exons ATGGATCGCACTGTACACCTgtatttgataataattttcgGGCTCTGGTGCTTGACCCTGACTTACTCCCAGCGGTCTCCATTCCCTCCACCACCGCCAGGCCGAGCTCCACTTCTCGAGCAAACTGCTATTCGCTTTCCTGTGGAACGTGATATACTCTTCCCGGACTTTGATGCTAGGCCAGACCAGGCGGGGGAGAAGATGTGGTTTCGCATAAGCGACTTTCAGTTTGACCGGGAGGAGAACCTGCCCCAGCCCAAGGCCAGGCACCACCCCCCGCCACCAAGGCCAGGCCAGCCCTTTCCACCGCCCCCCGGGGGCTTTAAAAAGAAGAATATCAAGCGACGCCGCATCTGTGAGCAAA AATACTCCGAGTACGTAGAGCGCATCTTCCCAAATGACACGGCTGTGGCCGCTGATGCCAATGACGCAGAGTTCGATGGGCGAGTACTAGCCAGGCCCGGTGAATACCCCCACATG GCAGCCGTGGGCTTCGAAGCTGACGCAGATCGAGTCGAGTACAAATGTGGCGGCAGCCTGATAAGCGAGAACTTCGTACTTACCGCCGCCCATTGTACTTCCATATATGA GGCGGCCCCCAAATGGGTGCGCATTGGGGACCTCAACCTGGTCGTCGAGGAACGCTCGGTAGAAGCTCAACTGATTCGGATAGAGAAAATAATCACGTACCCAAGTTACGACAAGGGGAAATACTACGACGACATAGCCCTGCTGAAGCTTGAAAGGGAAGTGGA ACTAACGGAATACGTGCGACCAATACGTCTGTGGGTCCTCCCAGAGCTGCCAACGACGATTGCCTTTGCAATGGGGTATGGGGCCACGAGCTTCGCCAAGGCCATGACGAACCGACTGACTAATCTTAACCTGACCATAGTACCGAACGCTGAGTGCAATACCGAGCTGCCGCCAATTGCCGAGACACCTAACGGAGTTCTGGAAAGCCAGATCTGCGCCCAGGATTATATTCTCAACAGAGACACCTGCCAGGGGGACTCGGGGGGTCCGCTGCAACTGAATCTGCCTGGACGTCGTCGACGGCATAGAATACACTACCACCTAATTGGTGTTACCTCTTACGGTGTGTTCTGCCGCAGTAGTTATCCGTCAGTTTACACCCGTGTATCGTCCTACTTAGACTGGATTGAACGTACTGTTTGGACTTAA
- the LOC108066807 gene encoding uncharacterized protein: MKTIFILMFLVLLAVSLAESAPTAGNDPTVSILRYTNDQDLENIQRDIIAQYERFGGTTQVHKPLTASIINPASLRINI; encoded by the exons ATGAAGACAATCTTT ATATTAATGTTCTTAGTGCTGCTGGCCGTGAGCCTGGCAGAATCTGCTCCCACCGCAGGCAACGATCCTACTGTTTCTATATTGCGCTACACTAATGATCAGGACTTGGAAAATATTCAACGGGATATCATTGCGCAATACGAACGGTTCGGAGGAACCACCCAAGTGCATAAACCGCTGACGGCCAGTATCATTAACCCAGCCAGCCTAaggattaatatttaa